The following DNA comes from Chryseobacterium gallinarum.
TTTAGGCTTTCCTGTAGTTCCTGAAGTGTAAAGCAAATAAAGCGGGTGGGTAGATGCTACAGAAATACAATCAACAGGTTCGGACTTTTGAACGAGTTCTTCATAATCAATCAGGCCGTCGAACATTTCGTGTTGGTTTTCTGTCAGTTTTCTGTTGTAAACAACGATATGATCCACTTTATCCTGTGCCATCTCTATAGCTTTTTCAACAAGCGGTAAGTAAGGGATTCTTTTGGCGATCTCTACACCGGCGGTAGCTGTGATTAAAACTTTTGGTTTACAGTCGTCAATTCTTACTACCAGTTCATGAGGTGCAAAACCTCCAAACACTACATTATGAATAACCCCGATTCTTGCACAGGCCAGCATGGCGAAAAGGGTCTGCGGGATCATCGGCATATAGATAACGGCTGTATCTCCTTTCTGTAAGCCAAGAGAACTCAGCCCTCCTGCCAGTTTTGAAATTTCTTCCTGAGCTTCTCTGAAAGTATAAGTTTTTTTCTGGTGAGTAACAGGGGAATCATAAACAATAGCTGTCTGGTCTCCAAAACCATCTTCAATATGCCGGTCAATGCATAAATGGCACATATTGAGTTTCCCGTCGGAAAACCATTGCGGGTAATCATTTTTATCTTTTGAAAGAATAGTTTGAGGAAATTCAGACCATTTTATTTCCCTGGCCTGCTCTTTCCAGAATTCTTCTTTATCTTCTATACTTTGTTTAAATAAAATATCAGTATTCATATCAATAGTGTGTTTGGTATTTTTCTAAAACAATTCTTCAATCTGCTGTATCAGCTTTTTAATAGAATAGGGTTTTGTAACATACGCATTAGCTCCCATTTCAAGGCCCTTTTCAATGTCTTTCGGATTGTTTTTGGCGCTTAGGAAGATAACTTTGGTGTCTTTAAACTTTTCATCCTGCTTGATAATGTCCAGTGTGCTGTATCCGTCAAGATTAGGCATCATGATATCCAATAAAATGACATCCGGGACCATTGTTTTTAAAAAATCAAGAACTTCTGTTCCGTCCCGTGCGATATAAACATCATAGCCGTTCTTCTTAAAACTGTATTCCAGTGACATTAATATTTTGTGTTCATCATCTGCAATGATTATTTTTTTCATAAATGGGTTTTAATGGTGTTCAACTTCATTTTTAATCTCTTTTTTTATATTTTTTTCAGGAATATTGATTGTGAAGGTCACGCCGAGACCGCTGTTTTCTGCTTTTATATTTCCACCGTGGGCCTGTACGATCTTTTTGGAAATTGCCAGTCCGAGTCCGCTTCCTGTTGGCTTTAATATATTCTGATTTCTGGATTGATAAAATTTGTCAAAGATCATTTCCAGATCTTCTTCAGGGATATGTTTGCCTGTATTGAAAATAGAAATCATTAATTGATGGTCTTTTTCAAAAAGTTTGGTCTGTATCGTTCCCTGTTCGTCGGTAAATTTCAATGCATTTCCCCAGATGTTCTGAAACAGCTGGATCATTCTCGCTTCATCATATTCAAAAATAATCTGGTTCAAAAGGTTGACTTCACTTAAATGAATATTTTTTTGTTGTATCAGATGGAGGAGTGGATTTAATGCTTTTTTATAGGTTTCAATAATATTATTTTCCCGGATATGTAATGAGATTTCACCATGCTGAAGCTTATCCAGGTAGAGAATGTCATTGATGATTTCACTTAACCGGTCAGATTCTGTGATAATGTTATTTAAGAACTCCTGTCTGATTTCGGAAGGAATATCGTCGTCATCGGCTAAAATCTCTCCTGCAGAGCGGATGGCGGTAATCGGAGTCCTTAGTTCATGGGCTACGGAATCCAGGAAATCATCCTTTTGCCGGTCTTTGATAATCAGGTTTTCATTGGCAGTCCTTAGATCGTCGGATAATTTCTGCAGTTCTTCAGACTGTTCCGTAAGCTTTTTATTTAAGCTGATATTTTCTTTAGATTCCTCGAGAATGTTGAGGACTTCCTTCAAAGAGATTTTATCTTCTTTTGTTACGCCTTCTATCAGGATTTTGGCAGAGGCTGTTCCTATTCTTCCGGCCAGCAGGTTTTCAGAAAACTTAATAAACCTGGAATCAGCGGTTTCGGTGTTGGAGTCAATATTGTATTTTAAATTAAAAATTCTAAGGGCTTGTTCCGTTTTATTTTTACCTAGGAACCTTTCAAGGATATTCCTGATATCGGAAATATAGGCAGTTCCGCGCCAGATAAAGGCATTTTCATGATTTTGAATGTATTTGTCAATATCCACATACAGTTCGGCAAAATTTCTTTCCCGGTAATTTCCTTTGGTACTCACTGAAATAATGGTAAATAAACCTGTGTTTACCAGAACAGACCAGAAAAAGATCTGCGGGATTCTTCCTAAATAAGGAATGCTGAAGAATCCGAAAGCATCATACATTTCTCTCAGGGCTCCTTTGAATTCCTGGTTGTAAGAAAAATAATACTGGGGAATAATTAACCCGAAATAGCAGATCGCGAGACCGGCAGCCAATCCCGCAACGGCGCCCTTATAGCTTCCTCTTCTCCAGAACAAAGCTCCGAAGAAAGCAGGGGCCAACTGGGCAATTACTACAAAAGAAATAAGGCCCACAGAATCCAGGGATGTCTTCAGGATAAAGTATTTGTAAAAAACAAAAGCCATAATAATCAGGGCGAAAATGCTGAATTTCCTGATATTGGTAATACTTCTGGTATTTTGCTCTTCGTTTTCAGATTTTAATTTTCCCAGCAGTCCATATGGGATGATGAGATTATTGGAAAGCATGATAGATAGTGTAATAGCAGAGATAATGATCATGGAAATACATGAGCTTAATCCTCCAAGGAAAACCAGAACGGTAATCAAAGTGTTGTCAAAATGCTGAGGAATTAAAATGGAGTAGAACTCGGGATTGACCTTCTGTCCATCGAAAATTAATCTTCCACCCCAGGCAATCGGGAATATAAATATAGTGAAAATTAAAAGATAAAGCGGAAAAAACCATATGGCTGTTTTGATATGCTTTTCCTGTCTGTTCTCAACAATAGCAGTGTGAAATTGTCTCGGAAGGATACAAATGGCTGTAGCGGAAATCATACATAAAACCATCCAGTTCATAGCACCTTCAATTCCATTGAATGTATTTTTTTCTTTAAAATCTTTAAATTGGCTGGCCTGGTGGTAGATATCCGAAAAGCCGTCGAACACATAATAGATTACGAAAAGCCCAAGTATAATAATAAAGAAAAGCTTTAAAAAACTTTCCAGAGCAATAGCGGAGATAATTCCCAGGCGCTTTTCTGAAGCATCTACATACCGGGTTCCGTAATAAGAAGAGAATAGCGCGATGAGGACGACCACGAATGTCGCATTGTCTGTTAATATATCTTTTGACATTGCTGTCTCTGTCACCAGATGGAAAGTTTCGGAAATCGCTTTGATCTGAAGCCCGATATATGGAACAATGGCAAGGAGACAGACTATAGTAATGATGGCGCTGAGACTCCTGCTGTTTCCGTAGCGTAAAGCAATGAAATCGGCCAGACTGCTTATTTTATTGACCCTGGAAATCCTGATGATTCTGGTGTTGATATAGATCCAGGCAGGAATGATCATAATAGGTCCGATGTAGATTGGCAGGTAGTTCAGTCCGCTTGTTGCCGCTACACCGATGCTGCCGTAATACGTCCAGGCGGTGCAATACACAGCCAGAGATAATGCATAAATATAGGGATTGTTGATCCAGAGCTTGCTTCTTTTCTTCTCTGCCAGATGGGCAACTAAGAACAGGAGGGCGAGATAAAACAACACCACAAAAAATAATGCAAAACTATTCATCATACCTTTTTACGATTACAAAAGAAATCACAATGGAAATCATCCAGACTACAAACAGGTAGATCAGTATCATAGGATACCCCAGCACCTCTCTCTCGCTGTTGAAAAGCAGTGATATGGGAATGCTGAAAGCAATCATTAACCCAATACTCAGGATGATCAGTTTTTGTTCGTGTCTTTTTTTCATACATGATAGCTGGCAAAAGATAATTGATGAATGCAGTATTCATCAATTATCCCAATTATTTTGTTTTATATTTTGTCGTCAGAATATTCTCCTGTCAGTGCATAATATCCGAAAACAGCCATTCCTCCTGAGATGATCGGCATCAGTACAAACAGAATGATAATGCCGAAAACCAGATCTTCCTGTTTTCCTGAGGCTATTTTGGGGATTCCCAGAACCGTAATTCCGAAATATCCTACAATTAATGCTATTGCAATCCAGAGTATGCCTAATATCTTTTTTAGTCCGTTCATTTTAGTAGTTTTAAAATTAATAAAAATTTGATTGATTCAATGCTTAATCGTGAAGATTGTTGTTCTTATTTTTAAGATAGAACAATCCGATGATCAGACAAACAGCGGCTACCCCGATCGGATACCAGAGGCCCTGAAGGTACCATGTCGGGTGACCTGCATCTTTACCTACGGTTACCAGATAGGTGGCAACGGCAGGAAGAAGCCCCCCGAATACTCCGTTTCCGATGTGATAAGGAAGAGACATCGAAGTATAACGGATCCTTACCGGAAACATTTCAACAAGGAATGCTGCAATTGGCCCGTATACCATTGTTACAAATATCACCTGGATAAACACAAGAAAGATGATGTACCATTTTGTATTATCGCTCAGCTTTAAAGATTGTGAGACTTTAGCTTCTTCGGCTTTTCCGTCTTTCATTACAGGACCGGCAGGAGACCAGTGGAGAATACTGTCTTTTTTAATTAATGTTCCGTCTGTATAAAGGGTTTCTTTATGAAAAGTAATCAGGCTGTCGGTAGCAATAGCAGGATGGATTTTCGCTGTCCTTTTTTCTGAAATCCCGTTAGTGGCGATGGTTTTATTTTCCAGACTTACGCTTTTAAACATGCTGTCGTAGATGGGACGGTACGCTAAAATAGCCACCAGCATTCCGGTCATCATTACTGCTTTTCTTCCGATCTTATCCGATAGCCATCCGAAAAATACAAAAAAAGGTGTTCC
Coding sequences within:
- a CDS encoding response regulator transcription factor, translating into MKKIIIADDEHKILMSLEYSFKKNGYDVYIARDGTEVLDFLKTMVPDVILLDIMMPNLDGYSTLDIIKQDEKFKDTKVIFLSAKNNPKDIEKGLEMGANAYVTKPYSIKKLIQQIEELF
- a CDS encoding ATP-binding protein; this encodes MNSFALFFVVLFYLALLFLVAHLAEKKRSKLWINNPYIYALSLAVYCTAWTYYGSIGVAATSGLNYLPIYIGPIMIIPAWIYINTRIIRISRVNKISSLADFIALRYGNSRSLSAIITIVCLLAIVPYIGLQIKAISETFHLVTETAMSKDILTDNATFVVVLIALFSSYYGTRYVDASEKRLGIISAIALESFLKLFFIIILGLFVIYYVFDGFSDIYHQASQFKDFKEKNTFNGIEGAMNWMVLCMISATAICILPRQFHTAIVENRQEKHIKTAIWFFPLYLLIFTIFIFPIAWGGRLIFDGQKVNPEFYSILIPQHFDNTLITVLVFLGGLSSCISMIIISAITLSIMLSNNLIIPYGLLGKLKSENEEQNTRSITNIRKFSIFALIIMAFVFYKYFILKTSLDSVGLISFVVIAQLAPAFFGALFWRRGSYKGAVAGLAAGLAICYFGLIIPQYYFSYNQEFKGALREMYDAFGFFSIPYLGRIPQIFFWSVLVNTGLFTIISVSTKGNYRERNFAELYVDIDKYIQNHENAFIWRGTAYISDIRNILERFLGKNKTEQALRIFNLKYNIDSNTETADSRFIKFSENLLAGRIGTASAKILIEGVTKEDKISLKEVLNILEESKENISLNKKLTEQSEELQKLSDDLRTANENLIIKDRQKDDFLDSVAHELRTPITAIRSAGEILADDDDIPSEIRQEFLNNIITESDRLSEIINDILYLDKLQHGEISLHIRENNIIETYKKALNPLLHLIQQKNIHLSEVNLLNQIIFEYDEARMIQLFQNIWGNALKFTDEQGTIQTKLFEKDHQLMISIFNTGKHIPEEDLEMIFDKFYQSRNQNILKPTGSGLGLAISKKIVQAHGGNIKAENSGLGVTFTINIPEKNIKKEIKNEVEHH
- a CDS encoding DUF6814 family protein, with the translated sequence MNGLKKILGILWIAIALIVGYFGITVLGIPKIASGKQEDLVFGIIILFVLMPIISGGMAVFGYYALTGEYSDDKI